A single Natrinema pellirubrum DSM 15624 DNA region contains:
- a CDS encoding diaminobutyrate--2-oxoglutarate transaminase yields MTDGGSSAEQLLAQQARRESNARTYPRSLPLAIERADGAILEDVDGNEYIDCLAGAGTLALGHNHPAVVERMEELLERGRAIHTLDLTTPVKERFVDRLLESLPDEFAETAKVQFCSPAGTDAVEAALKLVKTATGNRSMLAFQGGYHGMTHGALGLMGDTAAKEDVPGLMPNVQHLPYPYAYRCPFGLGGEACWRTSAEYVERTLSNPDSGVVDPAGMILEPVQGEGGAVPAPADWLREMRRITRERDVPLIVDEIQTGLGRTGELYGIEYADVVPDVMTLSKAVGGGLPLSVVVYDESLDVWEPGAHAGTFRGNQLGMAAGAATIEYVLENDLEDHAAAMGDRLRDRLEETAATFEAVGDVRGRGLMLGMELVDPDGEPDSLGHYPADGDLASAVQSAAFDRGLVVETGGRDGSVVRFLPPLTISPSRIDTVAEIVHESVRAALTARQDRAEAPA; encoded by the coding sequence GTGACCGACGGCGGTTCGTCGGCCGAGCAGCTCCTCGCACAACAGGCCCGGCGCGAATCGAACGCGCGGACCTACCCCCGATCGCTGCCGCTGGCGATCGAACGCGCCGACGGGGCGATCCTCGAGGACGTTGACGGCAACGAGTACATCGACTGTCTGGCAGGCGCGGGGACGCTCGCGCTCGGCCACAACCACCCCGCAGTCGTCGAACGGATGGAGGAACTGCTCGAGCGGGGACGTGCGATCCACACGCTCGATCTGACGACGCCGGTCAAAGAGCGGTTCGTCGATCGACTGCTCGAGAGCCTCCCCGACGAGTTCGCCGAAACGGCGAAGGTGCAGTTCTGCAGTCCGGCCGGCACCGACGCCGTCGAAGCCGCGCTGAAACTCGTCAAGACGGCGACGGGGAACCGGTCGATGCTGGCCTTTCAGGGCGGCTACCACGGGATGACCCACGGCGCGCTCGGACTGATGGGCGATACGGCGGCCAAGGAGGACGTGCCGGGATTGATGCCGAACGTCCAGCACCTGCCCTATCCCTACGCCTATCGGTGTCCGTTCGGGCTCGGCGGCGAGGCCTGCTGGCGGACGAGCGCCGAGTACGTCGAGCGAACCCTCTCGAACCCCGATAGCGGGGTCGTCGACCCCGCCGGTATGATCCTCGAGCCGGTACAGGGGGAGGGCGGCGCGGTGCCGGCCCCTGCCGACTGGCTCCGCGAGATGCGCCGGATCACCCGCGAACGCGACGTGCCGCTGATCGTCGACGAGATCCAGACCGGGCTCGGGCGAACCGGCGAACTATACGGGATCGAATACGCCGACGTCGTCCCGGACGTGATGACGCTCTCGAAGGCCGTCGGCGGCGGACTCCCGCTGTCGGTCGTCGTCTACGACGAGTCACTGGACGTCTGGGAGCCCGGAGCGCACGCCGGCACGTTCCGCGGCAATCAGCTCGGCATGGCCGCCGGCGCGGCGACCATCGAGTACGTCCTCGAGAACGACCTCGAGGACCACGCCGCGGCGATGGGCGATCGGCTACGGGACCGCCTCGAGGAGACCGCGGCGACGTTCGAGGCGGTCGGGGATGTCCGCGGGCGCGGCCTCATGCTCGGCATGGAACTCGTCGATCCCGACGGCGAACCGGACTCGCTCGGTCACTATCCCGCCGACGGTGACCTCGCATCGGCCGTCCAGTCGGCGGCGTTCGATCGCGGGCTCGTCGTCGAGACCGGCGGTCGGGACGGCAGCGTCGTCCGGTTCCTTCCCCCGCTGACGATCTCGCCCTCACGGATCGATACGGTCGCCGAGATCGTCCACGAGAGCGTTCGCGCGGCCCTCACGGCCCGACAGGATCGCGCGGAGGCTCCGGCATGA
- a CDS encoding creatininase family protein, giving the protein MPSPQSVCLEECTWTEVETALENGTRTAIVAVGSIEQHGPHLPLNMDTLDGDELARRIAAELGDALAAPTIRPGCSGHHMAFPGTITMPPETLMDVIRAYCRSLDDHGFDHVVLVPTHGGNFAPVSTVAPEIAREIDASVIALADLDDHMELLNEGLREAGLEYQQDVIHAGAAETAMILAIKEGLVRTDRLETGPEGSFSTARLLSEGFESITENGVLGDPSEATADAGEAIFDAVTDAYVERIEAERDAVSDGTQ; this is encoded by the coding sequence ATGCCCTCCCCACAGTCGGTATGCCTCGAGGAGTGTACGTGGACGGAAGTCGAAACGGCGCTCGAGAACGGAACACGGACGGCGATCGTCGCGGTCGGGTCGATCGAGCAACACGGACCGCACCTGCCGCTGAACATGGACACGCTCGATGGCGACGAACTCGCACGCCGAATCGCCGCGGAACTCGGCGACGCGCTGGCTGCCCCGACGATCCGCCCCGGCTGCTCGGGCCACCACATGGCGTTTCCGGGGACGATCACGATGCCGCCGGAGACGCTGATGGACGTGATCCGCGCCTACTGTCGCTCGCTGGACGATCACGGGTTCGACCACGTCGTCCTCGTCCCGACCCACGGCGGGAACTTCGCGCCGGTCTCGACGGTCGCACCCGAAATCGCTCGCGAGATCGATGCCTCCGTGATCGCCCTCGCGGACCTCGACGATCACATGGAACTGCTGAACGAGGGCCTTCGAGAGGCCGGCCTCGAATATCAACAGGATGTTATCCACGCCGGTGCCGCCGAGACGGCTATGATCCTCGCGATCAAGGAGGGGCTCGTCCGGACGGACCGCCTCGAGACGGGACCGGAGGGATCGTTCTCAACGGCGCGACTGCTCAGCGAGGGGTTCGAATCGATCACGGAGAACGGCGTGCTGGGAGATCCCAGCGAGGCCACGGCCGACGCCGGCGAGGCGATTTTCGACGCCGTCACCGACGCATACGTCGAGCGTATCGAAGCCGAGCGCGACGCCGTAAGCGACGGGACGCAGTGA
- a CDS encoding outer membrane protein assembly factor BamB family protein, translated as MTEWNQFKGDPHNSGCRREIDGPTRVTEGWTVDLAGPPGSPVCDRDTVYVGTARGNCYALERATGRRRWVAETTAATDTAPLVTRDRLFLGTADGTVRALDPGRGEVEWEVDLVDGLEAALALSDGRLYVGHADGVTALEPETGTELWRHETESGVVGAPAVADGREGRRRRSALERDEPSDADPLAGTDPRPLETDRPADTNGEWTGDRLFAGTEYGAVVALEAETGEEVWTAPADGALEAGPTVADGRVYVADDEGTMVAMDAGTGQSWFTYEIRDAFTTSATVLPAAETTFVGAADGYCHVTDTTVGRRKLRGWLFSRKGIELDGSIRSCPVVAGDVVCVGDASGSVYGIDVADDCDLAWHVALEDGVIGTPAIGDGRLFVGCEDERLHCLEWGDEPRR; from the coding sequence GTGACCGAGTGGAACCAGTTCAAGGGCGATCCGCACAACTCCGGGTGTCGGCGCGAGATCGACGGCCCCACCCGCGTAACCGAGGGCTGGACGGTCGATCTCGCCGGCCCGCCGGGGTCGCCGGTCTGTGACCGCGACACCGTCTACGTCGGCACGGCACGGGGGAACTGCTATGCCCTCGAGCGGGCGACCGGCCGTCGCCGGTGGGTTGCCGAGACGACGGCCGCGACCGACACCGCGCCGCTTGTGACCCGCGACCGACTGTTTCTGGGGACCGCCGACGGGACGGTTCGTGCGCTCGACCCCGGCCGGGGCGAGGTGGAGTGGGAAGTCGACCTCGTGGACGGCCTCGAGGCCGCGCTTGCGCTCTCCGACGGCCGACTCTACGTCGGCCACGCGGACGGAGTGACCGCGCTCGAGCCCGAGACGGGGACCGAACTATGGCGCCACGAGACCGAGTCGGGCGTCGTCGGCGCGCCGGCGGTCGCCGACGGTCGGGAGGGACGGCGTCGTCGTTCGGCCCTCGAGCGGGACGAACCGTCGGACGCGGACCCCCTCGCCGGGACTGATCCGCGCCCGCTCGAGACGGACCGACCCGCCGACACCAACGGAGAGTGGACCGGTGATCGCCTCTTCGCCGGAACCGAGTACGGGGCCGTCGTCGCCCTCGAAGCTGAGACGGGCGAGGAAGTCTGGACCGCGCCGGCCGACGGCGCGCTCGAGGCCGGCCCGACCGTCGCCGACGGTCGCGTCTACGTCGCCGACGACGAGGGAACGATGGTCGCGATGGACGCCGGTACCGGCCAGTCGTGGTTCACCTACGAGATCCGCGACGCCTTCACCACGTCCGCGACCGTCCTCCCGGCCGCCGAGACCACCTTCGTCGGGGCTGCGGACGGCTACTGCCACGTCACCGACACCACCGTCGGCCGGCGGAAACTGCGGGGCTGGCTCTTCTCCCGGAAGGGGATCGAACTCGACGGCTCGATCCGGTCGTGCCCGGTCGTCGCCGGCGATGTCGTTTGCGTCGGCGACGCCAGCGGCTCGGTATACGGGATCGACGTCGCCGACGACTGCGACCTCGCGTGGCACGTCGCCCTCGAGGACGGCGTGATCGGCACGCCCGCGATCGGCGACGGCCGGCTGTTCGTCGGCTGCGAGGACGAGCGCCTCCACTGCCTCGAGTGGGGCGACGAACCGCGGCGCTGA
- a CDS encoding pyridoxal phosphate-dependent decarboxylase family protein yields the protein MTGGDLTGRHRAATDGPTPPDTASAFLGDPDGNAAYAAAIDRARDCLLESFATVDGPYAGTDHETLRARIDELTVVPETGDSLAAVLETVAEEVLTDSVRVHDPDCVAHLHCPPAIPALAAELLLSGTNQSLDSFDQAPAASVLEERVVDACCDLFDYPADADGVFTGGGTESNLLGLLLARDWYCQTRFDRDVQSAGLPPEAADLRLLCSDAAHFTADQAAHHLGLGEDAVVTVPTDDDRRMNLAALDETLEALAADGRRPFAIVATAGTTDFGSIDPLAPLADRAAEHDLWLHVDAAYGGACAISDSLRPKLAGIDRADSIAVDFHKLFYQPISCGAFLLRDGDRYRFLERNAAYLNPERDDAAGVPNLVSKSPRTTRRFDALKPFVTFNALGRAGVADCVEYVCELADAVADEIRAEPALELCCDPELSAVVFRYRPSDRGARAGESDDRPGSASRPALDRLNRGIRDELFADGEAILARTEVDGTAALKLTLLNPKTTLSDLQAVLAAVVDRGEALEAETDST from the coding sequence ATGACCGGCGGCGACCTCACCGGACGGCACCGCGCGGCGACCGACGGGCCGACGCCGCCGGATACGGCCAGCGCCTTCCTCGGCGATCCGGACGGCAACGCCGCGTACGCGGCGGCGATCGATCGGGCCCGCGACTGCCTCCTCGAGTCGTTCGCGACGGTCGATGGCCCCTACGCCGGAACCGACCACGAGACGCTCCGTGCGCGGATCGACGAACTGACCGTCGTTCCCGAGACGGGCGATTCGCTTGCGGCCGTCCTCGAGACGGTCGCGGAGGAGGTCCTCACCGACTCGGTCCGGGTCCACGATCCCGACTGCGTCGCACATCTGCACTGTCCGCCGGCGATCCCGGCGCTGGCCGCCGAGCTGTTGCTCTCGGGAACCAATCAGTCGCTGGACTCGTTCGATCAGGCTCCCGCCGCCTCCGTCCTGGAGGAACGGGTCGTCGACGCCTGCTGTGACCTGTTCGACTATCCGGCCGATGCCGACGGCGTCTTCACCGGCGGCGGCACGGAATCGAACCTCCTCGGGCTCTTGTTGGCCCGGGACTGGTACTGCCAGACGCGGTTCGACCGCGACGTCCAGTCGGCCGGGCTCCCGCCGGAGGCGGCCGACCTCCGGCTCCTCTGTTCGGACGCCGCCCACTTCACCGCCGACCAGGCCGCCCACCACCTCGGGCTCGGCGAGGACGCGGTCGTCACGGTGCCGACCGACGACGACCGCCGGATGAACCTCGCGGCGCTGGACGAGACCCTTGAGGCCCTCGCAGCCGACGGCCGCCGCCCCTTCGCGATCGTCGCCACCGCGGGCACGACCGACTTCGGGAGCATCGATCCGCTCGCGCCGCTGGCCGACCGGGCCGCGGAACACGACCTGTGGCTGCACGTCGACGCCGCCTACGGCGGGGCCTGTGCGATCAGCGACTCGCTGCGACCCAAACTCGCGGGGATCGATCGCGCCGACTCGATCGCGGTCGACTTCCACAAGCTGTTCTACCAGCCCATCAGCTGTGGGGCTTTCCTGTTGCGCGACGGCGACCGCTATCGGTTCCTCGAGCGCAACGCGGCCTATCTCAACCCCGAGCGCGACGACGCGGCGGGGGTGCCGAATCTCGTCTCGAAATCGCCGCGGACGACCCGTCGGTTCGACGCGCTGAAGCCGTTCGTGACGTTCAACGCGCTGGGCCGGGCCGGCGTGGCCGACTGCGTCGAGTACGTCTGCGAGCTGGCCGACGCCGTCGCTGACGAGATCCGGGCCGAGCCGGCGCTGGAGCTGTGTTGTGACCCCGAACTCAGCGCGGTGGTCTTTCGGTATCGGCCCTCGGATCGCGGCGCTCGAGCGGGCGAGTCGGACGACCGGCCCGGTTCCGCGTCTCGGCCCGCGCTCGATCGGCTCAACCGCGGGATCCGCGACGAACTGTTCGCCGACGGCGAGGCCATCCTCGCGCGGACCGAAGTCGACGGTACCGCCGCGCTGAAACTCACCCTGTTGAACCCGAAAACGACGCTTTCCGACCTCCAAGCTGTCCTCGCGGCGGTCGTCGACCGCGGCGAGGCACTCGAAGCGGAGACCGATTCCACATGA
- a CDS encoding class I SAM-dependent methyltransferase, with protein MTDEYVEADATEADRALEPAADEVLERATADGPLAAVVTKPRAETAAESLRAEGVYDETRRVREDGPDRVALPITEPPTETDVLEVVRQLEPESRSPDLEDLLADRGWSERDLESVPGSWAVIGSVILVTVPEGCHDERELGEALLELHGEADSVLADEGIANDGAAGTHREPRTRLLAGDANTETIHTEHGTQYGLDPAKVMFSPGNQAERARMEELGSSDERVFDMFAGIGYFTLPMARAGARVTATEINPTAFRYLLENAVLNDVDDRVDAYMTDCRDLASEIDADRVVMGYYGHADGDGGGDGTADHGTRSDEAHDFLGDALEALVPGGVVHYHEATPEALLWERPIERLEAAADAAGHDLEILEKRRVKSHSAGVAHVVVDARFE; from the coding sequence ATGACTGACGAGTACGTGGAGGCGGACGCGACGGAGGCCGACCGCGCGCTCGAGCCGGCGGCCGACGAGGTCTTAGAGCGGGCGACGGCCGACGGCCCACTGGCTGCGGTCGTCACGAAACCCCGCGCCGAGACGGCCGCCGAGTCGCTCCGCGCGGAGGGGGTCTACGACGAGACGCGGCGCGTCCGGGAAGACGGCCCCGACAGGGTCGCGCTCCCGATCACCGAGCCGCCCACCGAGACCGACGTACTCGAGGTCGTCAGGCAACTCGAGCCCGAATCCCGGAGCCCCGATCTCGAGGACCTGCTCGCCGACCGGGGCTGGAGCGAGCGCGACCTCGAGTCGGTGCCGGGCTCGTGGGCGGTGATCGGCTCGGTGATCCTCGTGACGGTGCCCGAGGGCTGTCACGACGAGCGGGAACTGGGCGAGGCGCTGCTCGAACTCCACGGCGAGGCCGACAGCGTGTTGGCCGACGAAGGGATCGCAAACGACGGTGCGGCCGGCACCCATCGCGAGCCCCGGACCCGACTGCTCGCCGGGGACGCGAACACGGAAACGATCCACACCGAACACGGGACGCAGTACGGGCTCGACCCCGCGAAGGTGATGTTCTCGCCGGGCAACCAGGCCGAGCGGGCCCGGATGGAAGAACTCGGGAGTAGCGACGAACGCGTCTTCGACATGTTCGCCGGGATCGGCTACTTCACCCTCCCGATGGCCCGGGCCGGCGCGCGGGTGACCGCGACCGAGATCAACCCGACCGCCTTCCGCTACCTGCTCGAGAACGCCGTCCTCAACGACGTCGACGACCGGGTCGACGCCTACATGACCGACTGTCGCGACCTCGCGAGCGAGATCGATGCCGATCGGGTCGTCATGGGCTACTACGGGCACGCCGACGGCGATGGCGGTGGAGACGGAACCGCGGATCACGGCACGCGCAGCGACGAGGCCCACGACTTCCTCGGGGACGCCCTCGAGGCGCTCGTTCCCGGCGGCGTCGTCCACTACCACGAGGCGACCCCGGAAGCGCTGCTGTGGGAGCGGCCGATAGAACGCCTCGAGGCGGCCGCCGACGCGGCCGGACACGACCTCGAGATCCTCGAAAAGCGACGGGTCAAAAGCCACAGCGCGGGCGTGGCCCACGTCGTCGTCGACGCTCGGTTCGAGTAG
- the radA gene encoding DNA repair and recombination protein RadA — translation MPEADLEELPGVGPATADKLHDAGFDSFQSLAVASPSELSNTADVGESTAADIVNAARDAADVGGFETGSTVLERRNEIGKLRWHIDEVDDLLGGGIETQSITEVYGEFGAGKSQVTHQMAVNVQLPQEVGGLHGSAIFVDSEDTFRPERIDDMVRGLSDEAINATLEDREIEGSADDEDAVDALVEDVLEKIHVAKAFNSNHQMLLAEKAKELASEHEDSEYPVRLLCVDSLTAHFRAEYVGRGELADRQQKLNKHLHDLDKVGNLYNTAVIVTNQVASNPDSFFGDPTQPIGGNILGHKSTFRIYLRKSKGDKRIVKLVDAPNLADGEAVMRVQDGGLKPE, via the coding sequence ATGCCCGAAGCAGATCTCGAGGAACTCCCCGGTGTCGGACCCGCGACCGCAGACAAACTCCACGATGCAGGTTTCGACTCCTTCCAGAGTCTCGCCGTCGCCTCGCCGTCGGAGCTGTCGAACACGGCCGACGTCGGCGAGTCCACCGCCGCGGACATCGTCAACGCCGCCCGTGACGCCGCCGACGTCGGCGGCTTCGAGACCGGTTCGACGGTACTGGAGCGGCGAAACGAAATCGGCAAGCTACGCTGGCACATCGACGAGGTCGACGACCTGCTCGGCGGCGGGATCGAGACCCAGTCGATCACCGAAGTCTACGGCGAGTTCGGGGCCGGCAAGTCCCAGGTCACCCACCAGATGGCCGTCAACGTCCAGCTTCCCCAGGAAGTCGGCGGGCTCCACGGCAGCGCCATCTTCGTGGACAGCGAGGACACCTTCCGGCCCGAGCGGATCGACGACATGGTTCGGGGCCTGTCCGACGAGGCCATCAACGCGACCCTCGAGGACCGCGAGATCGAGGGCTCGGCCGACGACGAGGACGCAGTCGACGCACTCGTCGAGGACGTCCTCGAGAAGATCCACGTCGCGAAGGCGTTCAACTCCAACCACCAGATGCTGCTGGCCGAGAAGGCCAAGGAACTCGCGAGCGAACACGAGGACAGCGAGTATCCGGTTCGTCTCCTCTGTGTGGACTCGCTGACCGCCCACTTCCGCGCGGAGTACGTCGGCCGTGGCGAACTCGCCGACCGACAGCAGAAACTCAACAAGCACCTCCACGACCTCGACAAGGTCGGGAACCTCTACAACACCGCCGTCATCGTCACCAATCAGGTCGCCTCGAACCCCGACTCGTTCTTCGGCGACCCGACCCAACCGATCGGTGGCAACATCCTCGGCCACAAGTCTACCTTCCGGATCTACCTGCGCAAGTCCAAGGGCGACAAGCGGATCGTCAAACTGGTCGACGCGCCGAACCTCGCCGACGGCGAGGCCGTCATGCGCGTCCAGGACGGCGGCCTGAAGCCCGAGTAA
- the htpX gene encoding zinc metalloprotease HtpX, giving the protein MNWQADWGLRLRMFVTMFLLFALYIVFAAVITAYVGGGLLVFGLFFGGFSLVQYYFSDTLTLRSMGAKTVSADEYPQLHASIERLSQQADLPKPKVAVVDSNTPNAFATGRNQKNAAVCVTTGIMDTLEQDELDGVLAHELAHVKNRDMMVMTIASFLSTIAFMMVRWGAFFGGGHRRGGDRQGGGGIVVAILVSLLVWIISYLLIRALSRYREYAADRGAAAITGNPSALASALLKISGEMDKVPKDDLREEAEMNAFFIIPIKSGVVGRLFATHPPTEKRVEQLRDLEREMQSF; this is encoded by the coding sequence ATGAACTGGCAGGCGGACTGGGGATTGCGACTTCGGATGTTCGTGACGATGTTTCTGCTATTTGCGCTGTATATCGTCTTCGCGGCCGTGATCACCGCCTACGTCGGCGGCGGACTGCTGGTTTTCGGGCTGTTCTTCGGCGGCTTCTCGCTCGTACAGTACTACTTCAGCGACACGCTGACCCTGCGGAGCATGGGCGCGAAGACGGTCTCGGCCGACGAGTACCCGCAACTGCACGCCTCGATCGAACGCCTCTCCCAGCAGGCCGACCTCCCGAAACCGAAGGTCGCGGTGGTCGATTCGAACACGCCCAACGCCTTCGCGACCGGCCGCAATCAGAAAAACGCCGCCGTCTGTGTAACGACCGGGATCATGGACACGCTCGAGCAGGACGAACTCGACGGCGTCCTCGCCCACGAACTCGCCCACGTCAAAAACCGCGACATGATGGTGATGACTATCGCCTCCTTCCTCTCGACGATCGCGTTCATGATGGTTCGCTGGGGGGCGTTCTTCGGCGGTGGCCACAGACGCGGGGGCGATCGGCAGGGTGGGGGCGGTATCGTCGTCGCCATCCTCGTCTCGTTGCTGGTCTGGATCATCAGCTACCTGCTGATCCGGGCGCTCTCCCGGTACCGCGAGTACGCCGCCGACCGCGGTGCCGCGGCCATCACCGGCAACCCCTCGGCGCTCGCCTCCGCCCTGTTGAAGATCTCCGGCGAGATGGACAAGGTTCCCAAGGACGACCTGCGCGAGGAGGCAGAGATGAACGCCTTCTTCATCATCCCGATCAAGTCCGGCGTCGTCGGCCGCCTGTTCGCGACGCATCCGCCGACCGAGAAGCGCGTCGAACAGCTCCGCGATCTCGAGCGCGAAATGCAATCGTTCTAA
- a CDS encoding 60S ribosomal export protein NMD3 produces the protein MSESRAFCPRCGDPVPERSTTDANDPLRPGAEVELCDSCYFEDFDFVDAPDRIDVRVCAQCGAVYRGNRWVDVGAQDYTDIAIEEVSEALGVHVDVEDVAWQIDPEQVDQNTIRMHSFFTGVVRETPVEEEVTVPVKIARQTCTRCGRIAGDYYASIVQIRAEDRTPTTEEIERAKEIANGIVADMEATGDRNAFVTEIGEVDDGLNIKVSTNKIGKKISNKMIEEFGGTVNDAETLVTEDEDGNEVYRVTFAVRLPPYRPGNVIDLADDDGGPVLVRSARGNLKGVRVTTGERYEAGYEEGNSPDARKLGDLEDVAEATVVTVEDDNAVQVLDPETFQATTVARPDYFDPDAETVPVLKSRAGLHILPEDDD, from the coding sequence ATGAGTGAGTCGCGCGCGTTCTGTCCCCGGTGTGGGGATCCGGTCCCCGAGCGGTCGACCACCGACGCGAACGATCCGTTACGCCCCGGTGCCGAGGTCGAACTCTGCGATTCCTGTTACTTCGAGGACTTCGACTTCGTCGACGCGCCGGACCGGATCGACGTCCGGGTCTGTGCCCAATGTGGCGCGGTCTACCGGGGGAACCGATGGGTCGACGTCGGCGCACAGGACTACACGGACATCGCCATCGAGGAGGTCAGCGAGGCGCTTGGCGTCCACGTCGACGTCGAGGACGTCGCCTGGCAGATCGATCCCGAGCAGGTCGATCAGAACACGATCCGGATGCACTCGTTTTTCACCGGCGTCGTCCGCGAGACGCCGGTCGAGGAAGAGGTGACCGTGCCGGTCAAGATCGCCCGCCAGACCTGTACCCGCTGTGGACGGATCGCCGGCGACTACTACGCCAGCATCGTCCAGATCCGCGCCGAGGACCGGACCCCGACGACCGAGGAGATCGAACGGGCAAAGGAGATCGCGAACGGGATCGTCGCCGACATGGAGGCCACGGGCGACCGCAACGCCTTCGTCACCGAGATCGGCGAGGTAGACGACGGGCTGAACATCAAGGTCTCGACCAACAAGATCGGGAAGAAGATCTCGAACAAGATGATCGAGGAGTTCGGCGGCACCGTCAACGACGCCGAGACGCTGGTCACGGAAGACGAGGACGGCAACGAGGTCTACCGGGTCACCTTCGCCGTCCGACTGCCGCCCTACAGGCCCGGCAACGTGATCGATCTCGCCGACGACGATGGCGGCCCCGTCCTCGTCCGCAGCGCTCGCGGCAACCTCAAGGGCGTCCGCGTGACGACCGGCGAGCGCTACGAGGCCGGCTACGAGGAGGGCAACTCCCCCGACGCGCGGAAGTTGGGCGACCTCGAGGACGTGGCCGAGGCGACGGTCGTCACCGTCGAGGACGACAACGCCGTGCAGGTCCTCGATCCCGAAACGTTTCAGGCCACAACGGTCGCCCGGCCGGACTATTTCGATCCCGACGCCGAGACCGTCCCCGTCCTGAAGAGCCGTGCCGGCCTGCACATCCTGCCCGAGGACGATGACTGA
- the pspAB gene encoding PspA-associated protein PspAB, with the protein MGLLDGLRAILGSRAEADAGRDADPDDLFGMSTAYLTMQADLGYESLDVGALCFSGVDSAAFRDAVDEVEAILEAGREETGTAFSVTSDDHGYHWVVLADDDPEDLITSMHFAADTFIEHGYGSRLLAAVFAYEKGDAAKRHRDGGGGTAGAGDPAYWIYSFRRGRFYPFVPRSGRERDSSAEFTLESTLDGELEIEREKDYWYPLWPSEGGTHPWE; encoded by the coding sequence ATGGGACTGCTGGACGGGCTGCGGGCTATCCTCGGCTCCCGGGCCGAGGCCGACGCCGGCCGTGACGCCGACCCCGACGACCTCTTCGGGATGAGTACCGCCTACCTCACGATGCAGGCCGATCTGGGCTACGAGTCGCTCGACGTCGGCGCGCTCTGTTTCTCCGGCGTCGACTCGGCGGCCTTCCGCGACGCCGTCGACGAGGTCGAGGCGATCCTCGAGGCCGGCCGCGAGGAGACCGGCACAGCCTTCTCGGTCACCAGTGACGACCACGGCTATCACTGGGTCGTCCTCGCGGACGACGACCCCGAGGACCTGATCACGAGCATGCACTTCGCGGCGGACACGTTCATCGAACACGGCTACGGCTCGCGGCTGCTGGCGGCCGTCTTCGCGTACGAGAAGGGCGATGCCGCGAAGCGGCATCGAGACGGAGGCGGTGGAACCGCCGGAGCGGGCGATCCCGCCTACTGGATCTACTCCTTCCGCCGGGGGCGGTTCTACCCCTTCGTCCCCCGGTCGGGCCGGGAACGTGACTCGAGCGCGGAGTTCACTCTCGAGTCGACCTTAGACGGCGAACTCGAGATCGAGCGCGAGAAGGACTACTGGTACCCGCTCTGGCCCAGCGAGGGCGGAACCCACCCCTGGGAGTAG